In Puniceicoccales bacterium, the genomic stretch TTTCTTCGAGCAACTCTCTTTCGGCGGCCATAACCGGATCCTCGCCGGGCTCTATTATTCCGCCTGGAATTTCCAAAGATAGGCGCCTGGTGCCAAACCGGAACTGCTTTACTAGCACTATGTTGCGTTCTTGTGTCAGGGCAATGACCTGAACCCAGTCCGGAGGATGTAAAATGAAAAATTCACCGGTTCTACCATCGAGGGGATGTACGCAACACTCGCGGCATAGCTTGAAAATATTACAATCAAAAACAAGGTTCTCATCGACGACCTGCCACTTTTCCGGCAATAGCTCGCTCATAGCACAGCGAACAAATTCATCACTTGCCATGATAATGCAACAAAATTTACACTGCAAAAATATTTTTGGATTGCCCAGCCTAGCTGCAATCGCATCTTCTGAGCCATGTTCGGAAGGAAACCGAAAAAACCAAACCAAAAATTTTTACTAGAGTTCGAGTCACAACTATCTGATATTCAAGATAAAATCGACAGTTTAGTCGAACAATCGAAAACATCAAAACGTGACCTAAGCCAGGAAATAGGCGAACTTGAAACGGAATTATCGCGGCTGGCAACAACCGTC encodes the following:
- a CDS encoding NUDIX hydrolase codes for the protein MASDEFVRCAMSELLPEKWQVVDENLVFDCNIFKLCRECCVHPLDGRTGEFFILHPPDWVQVIALTQERNIVLVKQFRFGTRRLSLEIPGGIIEPGEDPVMAAERELLEETGFSGENASVLKIIYPNPAIQDNKLYTVFIENCRLVGKQSLDPLEEITFLTIPIHRLWEKIRSGEIDHGVVLAALFFLKLRLEEE